One segment of Nitrospiria bacterium DNA contains the following:
- the folE gene encoding GTP cyclohydrolase I FolE — protein MKAQEKTQHLQDVIEQLLILVGEDPVREGLIKTPERVAKMFYFLTKGYTQDIDEVLNGALFPIKYDEMVIVKDIDFFSLCEHHLVPFFGKCHIAYLPDKKVIGLSKLPRIVEVFSRRLQVQERLTQQIAEIIQEKIKPKGVAVVMEAQHLCMLMRGVEKQNATAITSAMLGGFRTRRETREEFLELIRRNPIQRNSLLWHHDDNA, from the coding sequence ATGAAGGCCCAAGAAAAGACGCAACACCTGCAGGATGTCATAGAACAATTACTCATACTGGTTGGAGAAGATCCCGTTCGCGAAGGGCTGATCAAGACGCCGGAACGGGTGGCCAAGATGTTTTATTTTTTAACCAAGGGCTACACTCAGGACATTGATGAGGTCTTAAACGGCGCGCTCTTCCCCATCAAGTACGACGAGATGGTGATCGTCAAAGACATCGACTTCTTCAGTCTTTGCGAACATCATCTCGTCCCTTTTTTTGGAAAGTGCCATATCGCCTACCTTCCGGATAAAAAGGTGATCGGTCTGAGCAAACTGCCGAGGATCGTGGAAGTTTTTAGCCGACGTTTGCAGGTTCAAGAACGGCTGACGCAGCAGATCGCGGAAATCATCCAGGAGAAAATCAAACCGAAGGGGGTGGCGGTCGTAATGGAGGCTCAGCACCTTTGCATGTTGATGCGGGGGGTGGAGAAACAGAATGCCACGGCGATTACCAGTGCGATGCTGGGTGGATTCCGAACGCGTCGAGAAACGCGTGAGGAATTTTTAGAGTTGATCAGGCGAAACCCGATCCAAAGGAATTCCTTGCTATGGCATCATGACGACAACGCGTAA
- the nuoF gene encoding NADH-quinone oxidoreductase subunit NuoF has protein sequence MTQQILLKETTQGTIDLETYRKKGGYQALEKVLRQAQPLDVIETIKRSGLRGRGGAGFPTGKKWEMVATHRGLERYLACNAGEHEPGTYKDRLLLRLNPHQLLEGIAIATYAVGAKESHLFMNGAFAEEIALVKQAILDAQKHGLLGRNILGKGFTCDIQIFLGPDTYVAGEETAMLECMQGREAKPKHKPPFYPTVYGLYGKPTVVNNVETLSNVPPIVSNGADWFRSFGTKTCPGTMLFSISGDVNRPGVYELPLGIPLRKIIDDFGGGIKDGRMLKAVYPGGPSHAFLTPKDLDVSMDFDSLKAIGSGLGSAGVIVLDDTQCMVEQTMKFCNFFRDESCGQCPPCKMGTHYLHQILEKIEAGHGKPEDLRSLQQLSGFVKGRGDCTVITGAAVAVECSLRHFPEEFESHIKAHRCTMKVAS, from the coding sequence GTGACGCAGCAGATTCTGTTGAAAGAGACAACGCAGGGAACGATCGACCTGGAGACTTACCGAAAAAAGGGGGGGTACCAGGCTTTAGAGAAAGTTCTCCGACAGGCTCAGCCGCTCGATGTCATTGAAACGATCAAACGTTCGGGGTTGCGTGGACGGGGAGGGGCCGGTTTTCCAACCGGGAAGAAATGGGAAATGGTCGCGACCCATCGGGGGTTGGAACGCTATCTGGCCTGCAACGCGGGCGAACATGAGCCCGGAACCTACAAAGATCGTCTGTTGCTTCGGTTGAATCCCCACCAACTTCTAGAGGGCATCGCGATCGCGACCTACGCCGTCGGGGCAAAGGAATCCCATCTGTTTATGAACGGGGCCTTCGCCGAAGAGATCGCGCTCGTTAAACAGGCGATCTTGGATGCGCAAAAGCACGGATTGCTGGGACGCAACATCCTGGGAAAGGGATTTACGTGCGACATCCAGATTTTTCTGGGGCCGGATACCTACGTAGCCGGCGAAGAGACCGCCATGCTGGAATGCATGCAGGGACGCGAAGCAAAGCCCAAACACAAACCTCCCTTTTATCCGACCGTCTACGGATTATACGGTAAGCCGACCGTGGTGAACAATGTCGAAACACTCTCGAACGTTCCGCCGATCGTTTCCAACGGCGCGGACTGGTTTCGGTCGTTCGGGACCAAGACCTGTCCGGGAACGATGCTGTTCTCCATCAGCGGCGATGTCAACCGGCCCGGTGTATACGAGCTTCCGCTTGGTATTCCCCTCCGCAAAATCATCGACGACTTCGGCGGAGGAATAAAAGACGGAAGGATGCTTAAGGCGGTTTATCCGGGCGGGCCGTCGCATGCTTTTCTAACGCCAAAGGACCTCGATGTCTCGATGGATTTTGACTCGCTCAAGGCGATTGGATCCGGTCTGGGGTCTGCGGGTGTCATTGTGCTGGACGACACCCAATGCATGGTCGAACAAACCATGAAGTTTTGTAACTTTTTCAGAGATGAAAGCTGCGGTCAGTGCCCTCCGTGTAAGATGGGTACTCATTACCTTCATCAAATCCTTGAAAAAATTGAAGCGGGACACGGAAAACCGGAAGATCTCCGGTCTCTCCAACAGCTCAGCGGGTTTGTCAAAGGCCGCGGTGATTGCACGGTCATCACAGGGGCCGCGGTGGCGGTGGAATGCAGCCTGCGCCATTTTCCGGAAGAGTTTGAATCCCATATCAAAGCGCATCGCTGCACGATGAAGGTCGCGTCCTGA
- a CDS encoding 2Fe-2S iron-sulfur cluster-binding protein, translating into MPKVTFHPSGRSGDVPEKKSVLEAAQFLGVPLAHECGGFASCSTCRVVVVEGHENLTGIEFEEEDMMDLAALLPPHRLACQAKILGDVTVQIPGESPVGER; encoded by the coding sequence ATGCCCAAAGTCACATTTCATCCTTCGGGAAGAAGCGGAGACGTTCCCGAGAAGAAGTCGGTGCTTGAAGCGGCCCAGTTCCTGGGTGTTCCGCTGGCTCACGAATGCGGCGGATTTGCCTCTTGCAGCACCTGTCGCGTGGTGGTCGTCGAAGGACACGAGAACCTGACCGGCATTGAATTTGAAGAAGAGGACATGATGGACTTGGCTGCGTTGCTCCCTCCCCATCGATTGGCGTGCCAGGCCAAGATCTTGGGTGACGTCACCGTTCAAATTCCAGGGGAGTCTCCAGTAGGTGAACGGTGA